A genomic stretch from Canis lupus baileyi chromosome 3, mCanLup2.hap1, whole genome shotgun sequence includes:
- the GRAMD1B gene encoding protein Aster-B isoform X11 — MPAANMLENLQPPALQVPAPQGAPEGGPLWSSSSTPTLRRRRFKMRRTKNVQEQSLEAGLARELPGVLAPGKEFLQLPSIEITPSSDEDTPWSNCSTPSASPRRKRFLLRKWLRVRERKECSESRMNRKALGSSHLLGP; from the exons ATGCCGGCGGCCAACATGCTGGAGAACCTGCAGCCGCCCGCCCTGCAGGTGCCCGCGCCCCAGGGCGCGCCCGAGGGCGGCCCGCTCTGGTCCAGCTCGTCGACCCCCACGCTCCGCCGCCGGCGCTTCAAGATGCGCCGCACGAAGAACGTGCAGGAGCAGAGCCTGGAGGCCGGGCTGGCGCGGGAGCTGCCCGGCGTCCTGGCCCCGGGCAAGGAGTTCCTGCAGCTGCCGTCCATCGAGATCACGCCCTCCAGCGACGAGGACACCCCGTGGTCCAACTGCTCCACACCCAGCGCGTCTCCGCGCCGAAAGCGCTTCCTCCTCCGCAAGTGGCTCAGGGTGAGGGAGCGGAAGGAGTGCAGTGAGAGCAG AATGAACAGGAAAGCCCTTGGCAGCTCGCATCTGTTGGGTCCTTAA